Sequence from the Sphingomicrobium clamense genome:
GTGCTGGCGCTCGCCATGGCCTTCGAGCCGCTCGAGCAGCGCCTCGACCTCCTCGGCGCGATCCTTGAGATATTTCTTCCCGTCCTTGGTCGCCGCAAACAGTCGTTTCTTGCCGTCGGGCTCGCGCTCTTCGATCAGCCCCATGTCCTCGAGCAGTGTCAGCGTCGGATAGACGGTGCCGGGCGAGGGCGCATAGGCACCTCCGGTCATCTCCTCGAGCGCGCGAATGACGTCGTAGCCGTGCCGCGCTTCCTCGGCGAGCAGGTGCAGGATGACGAGCCGCAACTCGCCGCTATCGAACATGCGCGCGCGGCGCGCGCGAGAGCGATGGCGGTGACGATGGCGGTGCCGGTCGCCTCCCAGATGGAAGGTAAAGCCGCCAGGACCGAAGTCCATGTCGAACCCCTTGCCGCCCTTCATGGCCGCGAACTGCCGGAAAAACTCTTCGTCGAATACGAAGGATTTGCGCCTGCCTCTCATGATCTCGTCTCCTTTGGGATATCGCGAGTCCCGCGATATATCTTTGCTTAGATATATCTTTTTGTGTGTTAGTCAAGTAGTGCAGCTAAGCACGGGTGGAACATTGGTGCGGGAGCGGGCATAGGCAGGCCATGGCCGACCTCTTCGGATCAGACCCCGCAACACCGCCCGACACGCCCGCCGAGGGCGCGCCGCTTGCCGATCGGCTTCGCCCCCGGTCGCTCGACGAGGTCATCGGCCAGGACCACCTCACCGGTCCTGAGGGCGCCATCGGCAGAATGGTCGCGGCGGGCAAGCTGTCCTCGATCGTGCTTTGGGGGCCGCCCGGCACCGGCAAGACCTCGATCGCGCGGCTGCTCGCCGATGCGGTCGGGATGCGTTTCGCGTCGCTATCCGCGGTCTTTTCGGGCGTCGCGGACCTCAAAAAGGCCTTCGCCGAAGCCAAGAAGATGGCGGGTGCGGGACAGCGCACTTTGCTGTTCGTGGACGAAATCCACCGCTTCAATCGCGCGCAACAAGACGGCTTCCTGCCTTATGTCGAGGACGGCACCATCGTGCTCGTCGGCGCGACCACCGAAAATCCCAGCTTCGAGCTCAATGCGGCGCTCTTGAGCCGCGCGCAGGTGCTCATCCTGCATCGCCTCGACGAGACCGCACTGGGAACCCTCCTCGACCGTGCGGAGGAGGAGATAGGCACCGCCCTGCCCCTCACCGACGACGCGCGCGCTGCGCTGATCGCCAGCGCCGACGGCGACGGGCGCTTCCTGCTCAACCAAGCCGAGACGCTGCTCGATCTGGGGCTCGAGGAAAGGCTCGATCCGGCGAGCCTCGCCAAGCTGCTCCAGCGCCGTGTTGCGGTCTATGACAAGGATCGCGAGGGGCACTACAACCTCATCAGCGCTCTCCATAAGAGCTTGCGTGGTTCCGACCCACAGGCTGCGCTCTACTATCTCGCGCGGATGCTGGTCGCGGGCGAAGAGCCGCTCTACGTGCTCCGCCGCCTCGTCCGCTTCGCCAGCGAGGATATCGGCCTCGCCGACCCGCAGGCGCTCGTCCAGTGCCTGGCGGCAAAGGACGCTTACGACTTTCTCGGCAGTCCGGAAGGCGAACTCGCCATCGTGCAGGCCTGCCTCTACTGCGCCACTGCCCCCAAATCGAACGCCGCCTACAAGGCGCAAAAAGCGGCCTTCCGGAGCGCGAAGGAGACTGGCAGCCTGATGCCGCCGCAGTCCATTCTCAACGCCCCGACCAAGCTGATGAAGGAGATCGGCTACGGCAAGGGCTATGCCTATGACCATGATGCCGAAGACGGGTTTTCGGGCGCGGATTACTGGCCCGAGGAGATGGAGTCCCAGGACTATTACATGCCCTCCCCGCGCGGGTTCGAGGCGAAGGTCGCCGAACGGCTGAAATATTGGGAAAAACGCCGCCGCGAAATCAGGGGCGACACGGCGCCCTAAATGTCGTTATCATGCCCCCGTTCAACAACAGGGGGTTGTTCCATGTACCGTTCCGACACTCCGGCCGCCTATTGGCGCGACCAACTGGTCGAATGGGGACCCAAGGTCCTCATCGCCATCCTCATCCTCGTGCTTACCCATTTCGTCGCCAAGGCGGTGCAATGGGGGGTCAAGCGGGTCGTAGAGAAGCTGCCCATCCTCAAGCGAGACCCCGGCGTCGGGGGCGACAGTGTCGGCACCGAACTCGGCCGCCTTGCCTATTGGCTGGTGTGGCTGGTCGGGCTCATCATGGCGCTCAACTCGCTGGGATTGAGCGAATCGCTCCAGCCGCTCGAACGGCTCGCCAACGAAGTCTTCGCGTTCCTGCCCAATCTTCTGGGTGCGGGCGTTATCTTCTTTGTCGGCCTGATCCTTGCGCGAATCGTCCGCCACGTAATCGAAGCCGCGCTCGGCGCGCTCAACATCGAACGGCTCGCGGGACGCGCGGGCCTTAATATCGGCGATGCGCCGGTGGCAGTCGACAGCGAAGGGAGTGCGACCGAAGGCGCTGCTCCCGCCCGCAGCTCGATCGCCAAGGCAGTCGGGATGACGGTCGGTGCGCTAATCATCATCTTCGCGTCAATTGCAGCGCTCCAGGCGCTCGAAATCACCGCCATCTCCGATCCCGCCACGCGGATGCTCGAAGCCATCGCGCTGGCGATTCCCAACGTGATTGCTGCCGCGATCTGGCTCGCCATCGCGTTCGTGATCGGCAAATGGGTCAAGACGCTGATCGAGACGGTGCTGCCCAGCATCGGCTTCGACGACAGCGTGCGCGCGATCGGCGTGCTTCCGGCGGCTAGCCAGCCGAGCCGCATCGTCGGCGTGATCGCGATGACCGCCATCCTGCTCTTCGCCGCCATCGAAGCGGCGCGCCAGATTGGCGGGGACAGCGTGGCGATCCTGCTGTTCCAGATCACCGAATTGGGCGGAAAGGTCATCTTCGGCACGGTCATCATCGTGGTCGGCCTGTTCCTCGCGCGCATCCTTGCCAACATCGTCGGCGCGGGCACGGGCGAAGGAAGCTATGCCGAAACGATCGTCAAATATGCGATCATCGCGCTCTTCACCGCGATCGGCCTTACCTTCATGGGTCTGGCCAACGAGATCGTGATCCTCGCCTTCGGGCTCATCCTGGGTTCGGCCGCCATCGCCACCGCGCTGGCCTTCGGGCTCGGCGGGCGCGACTTCGCGGCGAAGAAGCTGGAGCAGTGGGACGACGGCTCGGCCCCGCCCGCGGCGCATGCGCCGCCCAAACGCATCCGCAAGGCACCGCCCGAGGATGACAGCCAACCGCCTCTGGTGTGAGGCACCGCTTCGAGGCGACGGTCGCGATCGACTGGTCAGGCGCAAAAGGCCGTCGCCACAAGGGAATTGAGATTGCAGAGGCGCGGGGGAGCGATCCTCCGCGCCTCGTGCGTCCGGGCCATGTCTGGTCACGAAGCGAAGTGCTCGACTGGCTGCTCGACCGTGCAGCCAAAGAACCGACGCTATTCGGCTTCGACTTCTCCTTCGCGCCGCCCTTCGTCGAGCGCGGTAGCTACTTGCCGGGCGATGACGTGCCGGTCGAAGCAAAACCATTCTGGGCCTATATCGATGCCAATAGCGCCGATGAGGATCTGGGCGCTGCCAGCTTTCTCGAGCAGCTCCACCGTCGCCACTTCTATTTCGGCAAGGCCGACGGGACCAAGGCCGACTATATGCATTTCCGGCGATGCGAGATGCGCTTCAATGCGAGCGGCGGCGGCAAGGCGGCGACGGTCTACGACGCGATCGGCGCGGCGCAGGTTGCCAAGGCGAGTTTTGCGGGAATGCGATTACTGAATCGGTTTGCTGGAAGGGTGCCGGTCTGGCCGTTCGATCCGGTGCCGGCACAGGGGAGCCTGGTCGTCGAGATTTACGGACGGCTGTACATCCGGATGGCTGGCTTGCGTGGGCTCAAGCTGCGTGATCGCAGGAGCCTGAACCAGGCGCTGGACGCGTTGGGCAGTCCGCCGTGGCGGCAGCGAACCCGCCTCACCGACCATGCCAGCGACGCGCTGGTCACCGCGGCGGGAATGCGTGCGATGCTCGAAAAGCCAGACGCGTTCTCGCCCGAAGGTCTGACGCCCCTTATCGCGCGAACAGAAGGCTGGACCTTCGGCGTGACTTGAGCCAATAGCGCCGACGCGGTCGCCGGCTTAGCTCAGCTGGTAGAGCAGCGGTTTTGTAAACCGAAGGTCGCGGGTTCGACTCCTGCAGCCGGCACCGCCCTCACGAAATCTCGGAACCTTTCGGGCGCCCGCCCGTTGGGTGTGTGTAATTCAATTCGACAGATGCGAATTATGGGAAGGTCGCCAACTCACGTTGGCGACCTTTACCGTTTCCGGCTCCCGAGATTCCTAAAAGCTGAAGCGCGTGCTCAGCTTAATGTTGCGACCCGCGAGCGGCACGAAGTCCTTCGTGTAGCTGGCGTGGCGGCGGGCATCGACGTCGAAGATATTGTCCGCCGACAGCAGGATCAGGCTTTCATTGTCGCGGCCGCGGAAGCGCCAGCCGATCGACGCACCGACGAGGAGATGATCGTCGGTCGGATTTTCGAATTCGGCAACGCGGTCCTGCTCGGCAGCATATTCCGCCTCGATGCGCAGGTTGAAATCGCCAACCTCGGCACCCAGGCCGCCGTTGACGCTGAACGGCGGGATGCGCGGGACGGGATTGCTGTCATCGAGCGTCGCACGGACATAGTCGACGACCGCATCGGCCTTGAGAGCAAAACCGTCGCGCTCGACCAGCGTGGCGCCGGCCTCGAACTCGATTCCCCACCAGTCGGCATCCTGCTGGTCGTAAAGGAAGACCGGCAGCTCATCCTCTTCGACGCCCGTGTCGAAATTGTAGATGAAGCCGTCAAATTTGTTGCACCACAACGTGAGCGAGGCTGCCGCGCGCGGCCCCTCGTAGCGCGCATAGAGTTCCCCGCCCCAGGCCTTCTCATTTTCGAGCGTCGGATCGCCGATCTCGAACGCTTGCGTCGCGATATGCGGGCCGTCCGACAGCAATTCCTCGCCCGAGGGAGCGCGCGACGTGCGCGACATGTTGGCGCCGATCCGGAAATCGGGCGTGACCTTGTAGTGCGCGCCCACCGCGCCGCTGAGCGCGGTGAAGTCACGCGAGAAATTGAGCGGATCGCTGGTCACTTCGGTGCCCTCGACGCGGATCGCGCCTTCAACGCCGAATGCGCCGGGCTCATATTCCTGACGCGTGAACAGGCCCCATTGGCTGGTCTTGTGCGGCGGTACGAACGCCTCCGCGCCGATCGCTTCGAGGTCGCGCTCATAATATTGCGCGCCGCTCACGCCACCCCAGCCGTCACGATCGGCCTGGTGGAATTCGATACGACCTTCGAGCCCGTCGGATAGGAACACCGTGCCGACCTCGGCACCTTCGAACTCGGTATGCTCGTAATCGGCATAGGCGAAGCGGGCATCGATGCGGTCGAGAAACCCGTCGAGATAGACCCGGCCGCGGAAGTCGAGACGTTTCTGGAGCATGTCGATCGAAACGGGGGCCTCGCCCTCCTCTTCGCCATGCTCGTCTTCGTCATGATCCTCGTCACCGTGATCTTCTTCTTCCTCGCCATGGTGGTGCTCGGCACCCGGACGGCCCGGCACGCCATAACGCGTGTCGAACAGGCTGGCCGAGGCGCCGAATTCGAAGCGGTCGCCAAGATAGGAGAAGCCGGCACCGGCGCTGCTCTGGCGCGTCTTGCTGTTGGGCAGGACGTCGCGCAGATTGGCGGCTTCGAGCGCCTCTTCGGCTTCTTCGAGTTCGCCCTCGTCGAGGGCTTCTTCATAAAGCTCGAACAGTTCGGCGCGGAGCGGTTCGCTCACGACGTAGCCGCCCACTTCGAGGTCGTCGCTGGTCGAATGGCTGCCATCGATATGGAAGACGAAGTCGTCGCCCAGCGCGAGATCGAGTGCGCCGCCAACGCCGACACCTTCGTCGGCCGAGCTGTAGCGGCCGATATAGTCGAGGTGGATGCCGCCGTCGGGACGCGAGCGCGGGATGCGATGGTCGATCACGTTGACCGCGCCGCCGATCGCTTCCGAGCCGAACAGGAGGACCGCGGGTCCGCGCAGCACTTCGATGCGCTCGGCGGTCAGCGGATCGATCGTCACCGCATGGTCGGCCGAGGTGTTGCTGACGTCGATCGACCCGAGACCGTCATTAAGCACGCGAATACGCGTACCCTGGTAGCCGCGCAGCACGGGGCGCGAGGCACCGGGCGAGAAGCTGGTTGCCGATACGCCCGGCAGCTTGACCAACGTTTCGCCGATCTGGGTCGACATTTCGCGCTGCAGCTCCGCGCCTTCAATCGCCGACGTCCCCGCGAGCAGGTCGAGACCTTCGATATAATGGCCGGTGATGACGATCTCTTCGCGCTCAGGCGGCGGTGGCGGCGCATCGGCCTCCTGCGCAGCGGCAACCGATACATTCTGGAATGCCAGCACCGAGGCGGACAGCAACAACGTCTTCATTAACGATACTCCGAATTCAGGAAATCCCGTTCAGTGTGATGAGATAACGTAACATTGCTGTTCGCCTAGGGTAGCTTCGACGAAATGCCGGATTTGGCCGACGAAGCGTTGCGATTTGCGACGAAAAACGCGCCCCGGCATGGGGGCCGGGCCGCCTCGTGGACGGACGGGAGCGGGAAGGGGATGCGCCCGTCCGGGGTGGGACTGGTGATCTAGAGGTCGATGCCTTCGGCAATCGCCTCCAGCTTGCGCACGCGCTCGCGAAGGTCGGCGAGTTCGATGCGTCCGCCGGCGGGCGGCAATTCAGGGTCGAGCACGCGGCTGTCGAGCTCCATGCGCTTGAAATCGATCCAGCTCTGCCACCCCTTGAGGCCCATATGGGCGGCAAGCCCGATGCCTGCCAGCGTGGTCGCGCCGATGATGGTGGTGGTGACGGGGTCGATCATGATTTCTTCTCCCGCAGTTTCTCGATTTCGCGCGCCAGCTCGTCACTGTCGGCGCTGTGAAGATGCTGGTCGATCGCCATCATGCGGCGGTCGCTCTTGTCCAGCGTGTTGAGCATGTCGTGGGTCGAGCCTTTCTTGCGGCGCCCCTCGAGCAGCTTTCCGATCTTCTCGAACTCGCTGAGGCCTTCGCCGCGGTCTTCGTTGGCCTGGCCGGCTTTCCACTTCATCACGGTGAAGAGGATGCCCATGGCAAGGTAGCTGAAGAAAGCGAATGATGGCGAAATGAGGAAGATCGAGGCGATCCAGCCGATGCGGAAGAAGACCGGGTCGACCCCCGTCATCTGGCCTGCGGTCGCAGCGACGCCGGCAATCTTTCTTTCACTGGGCGCGAGCGAATATTTGTAACGTTTCTTGGCCATGGTCCCCTTTTCCTTCACCTAATTCTTCTTCGCGGCCAGCGAAGCCTTGAGCGCCTTGAGGTCGGCTTCGACCCGCTCGTCGCTCTTCAATTGCTCGAACTCGTCGTCGAGCGTATTGCCCATGCCCAGCGCATCGGCGCGGGCCTCGGCCATATCTGCTTCGCGCTCAAGATCGTCGAGGCGCGAGAGCGCGCTTTCGGTACGCGAGCCGTAAATCGCCTCGTTGGCGCGGGCGCGGGTCATCGCGCTCTCGAACCGCTGGGCGATCGCCGCCTGGCGACGACGGGCGTCGCGCAGCTTGGCTTCGAGCTTGGCGATATCGCGCTCGTAATTCTTGAGCACGGTTTCGATCTGGCCGACCTCGCCCTCAAGATCCGCGATCAGGTCGCTCGCCTTGCTGCGCTCGACCAGTGCCTGGCGGGCGAGGTCCTCGCGGTCCTTGGCAAGCGCCAGTTCGGCGCGGTCGGTCCACAGCGACTGCTGCCGGATGAGCCGGTCGGTCGCGCTGCGCAATTCCTTGATATCGGCGATCGAACGGGCGGCGGAGGCGCGCAATTCGACCAGCACTTCCTCCATCTCGGCGATGATACGGCGGATGGTGACCGCCTGGTCGTCGCTGCGATCGAGCAAATCGTTCATGTTGGCGGCGATGATGTCGCGCGCCCTCGAGAAGATCGGACCCGACAGGATCGCCAGCCGCGGCGTCTTCGCGGGCTCGGCGTCGGACCGGATCGGTCCGACGGTCTCGAGCTTCGCGACGCGCACGGTGGGAACTGCCTTGATGGGCTCCAGGTCAGGCATAGATCGACTTCTCCACCTGATCACCGCCCATGATGGCGTCGGTCGGCAGCACGGTCGAACCGACGAACAGCGCGCTCATCAGGATCGAGGCGATGCCTGCGAATATCTGACGCTGAAAGTTCGGACCCAACATTTTCTTTCTCCCTTTTCTTGCGCCGAGTGCTCGATGCATCGGTCACACCCTCACTATGCAGAGGCCGTGCCAATTGCGCTCAGGCGCAGAAAAGTGCGGATTTTGAAGCGCGCGAAAATTTTCCCAACCCGTGTTTGGTGAGATTTCCCACCAAGCGTTGGGATTTTGCGCCGACCCGTCGCGCAGCACGGAACGTCAACGCGCTTGAAGCGCTGGTTAAGTGAAACACGCATTTTCGAAAGGACCTCAATATGGTCAGGAATCTGATTACCGCCATCGCCGGCAAGAAGGTCGCCCAGAAGCTGGGCGGCGGGACGCTCGGCATGGCTGCCGCCACCGCCCTCCCCTTCATCGCCAAACGCGGTCTCGGGCCGCTCGGCCTTGCGCTGGGTGCAGGCTGGGCCGCCAAGAAGCTGTACGACAAGCGCCAGGCCTCGAAGGTGCGCGAATATCCGCGCGATGCCGTCCCGGCGACGGGTGTGGTCGTCAAATAACCGCTCCAAACAGCGGAAAAATGTTCTTTAAGGCGGGGTTGCGCAAACCCCGCCTTAACCATTTTCGGGCATGACCCGGGCCTATGTCCGAGGAAATGTTTCCCGACCCCGGCAAATTGGCCTCCTCGCCGCTCTCCGGCCTGCTCCGGCGCGCGGGCGAAGCACATGAGGAATTGCTCGATTTTCGCGTTCGCGGGATGATGGCGGTGGTCTGGTATTGCTGGGCCTGCAGCGCGACCTTCTTCGCGATTGCGTTCCTCATCCCTACCTACATGCCCAATGCGGCGATCGCACTGTCGGCGGCGACGAGCGCAATCGCTCACCTCGCCGCAGCCAGCCGACGCTATAGCGTGTTCACCTTCGCGCCGATTGCGCTGATGGCGACGCTGCAGCCTGCCATCCTGCTTTATATGCTTCAGGGCCAGGGATGGCAGAGCGAGGCGCATCTCTTCTTCTTCCTCGGTCTCGCCGCGACGACGTTGATGTGCGACTGGCGGCCGGTCCTGCTGGGGGCGATCGGGATCGCCATCCACCATCTGGCGATTGGGGAGACGATCCCCGTCTGGCTCTATCCGGACGGCGAAGCGCTGTCGCGCACACCGGTGCACATCGCCGCGCTGGTGGTCGTGGCGCTGCTACTCGGCCGTATGGCGGCGATGTTCACCGAACATCTTAACGATCAGGGCGAGGCGCGCGCGATCAGTTTCGGCGCCGCCGAGCAGGCCGACCAGGCGCGGCGCGACATGCTCGAAGCGCTCGAGGCGCAGCGGCGGGCGGAGGCGGATACCGAGCTGGAACGCGAGGCGCGCCTCAAGGCAGAGGCCGACGCGCGCAACGCCCGCGAACATGCCATCGCAGAGCTCGCCGAGGGCTTCGAAGCGTCGGTGGCGCAGGTCATCACCGGCGTTGGCAGCGCTGCCGCCCAGCTCGAACAGAGCGCGCGCGACATGGCCGACTTCTCGCGCAGCACCGGCAGTCAGGCGAAGGAGGCTATGGACCAGGCGCAGCTCGCGGCGAGCAGCGCCGAGCAGGTGACCAAGGGGATCGTCTCGCTGACCCAGTCGATCGGGTCGGTCGCCGACACCAGCCGCGAACAGCGTGCGCTTTCCGAGGCGGCGCGCCAGTCGACCGATGCGGGCGAACGCTCGGTGCGTGCGCTGGCGGACCGGACCGCCAACATCCAGCAGTTCGTCGAGATGATCCGCGGGATCGCCAACCAGACCAACCTCCTCGCGCTCAACGCGACCATCGAAGCCGCGCGCGCGGGCGAAGCAGGCAAGGGATTTGCGGTGGTGGCAGGCGAAGTGAAGGGGCTGGCAGGCCAGGCGGGCGATGCCACCGACGAAGTGGCTGCGCTGCTTGCGTCGATCAGCGAGGGCGCGGATGGCGCAGACAACGCATTCGCCGATGTCGCGGCAAAGATGGCGAGCCTGCTCGACCATGCCGAAAGCCTCGAAGCCGAACTCGATCGCCAGCGCGATACGTCACAGATGATCGAGCAGACGGCCGAGGAAAGCGCGCTTTCGGTCGACGGGATGAGCCGTCATTGTACGGGGGTCGCGGAAGCTGCGGACCGCGCCTCGACCTTGTCGGAAGAAGTCAGCGAGGCAGCCAGTCGCCTTGCGGAGAGCGCCGCGGCGCTCGAAAAGGCGACAGCGGATTTCGTAACCCGCCTGCGCGGGGCTTAACGCCTACTTTTCCTCGTCGGAATACCAGAAGGGTTCGACCTTGCCTTTGAGCTTGACGGTCATCGGGTTGCCGTGACGATCGCGGCTCTTGCCCGCGGCGATGCGGATCCAGCCTTCGGACAGGCAATATTCCTCGACATTGACCTTTTCGACCCCGTTGAACCGGATGCCGACACCCTTCTCCAGCGTTTCCGCGTTGAAGTAGGGGCTCCGCGGATCCATGCACAGGCGGTCCGGAAAGTCGGTATTGGGGATCGCTTGGGCGCCCTTGTCGTCTTTGTCTTCGCTCATGCCCGCTCCCTTGCCTGTGCCCGCGCGCGTCGTCAATCGTCCGCTCGTCGAAGCCCGCGTTGCCAAGCCTTAGAGACCATCCCATAACGCGCCAAACCAAATCACGGGGGACTATCCATGAAACGCATCCTGCTTCTTAGCGCAGCCACCTTTGCGCTCGCCACGCCCGCCTACGCCCAGCACGAGCATGACGAGGGTCCCGGACCCTCGCCCGCGCTCGACGCCGCGATGGAAGAGGACGAGGCGGAAGAGGAAAAGTGGGACGTCTCCACCCCCCGCGGCCCGGGCGAGAATGTGGCCATCGACACGACTAGCGGCACGTGGATCAGCCTCGACGTATCGCCCAACGGGCAGGAAATCGTCTTCGACCTGCTCGGCGATATCTACCTGCTCCCGATCACCGGCGGGGACGCCGTGCCGATCGCGAGCGGTCACCAGTGGGACATGCAGCCCGTCTTTTCCCCCGACGGCAGCCAGATCGCCTTCACCTCCGACCGGTCGGGCGGCGATAACCTCTGGGTCATGAACCGCGACGGCAGCGACCCGGTGCAGGTGTCGGATGAAAGCTTCCGCCTCCTCAACCAGCCCGAATGGACCCCCGACGGTGAATATGTGGTGGGCCGCAAGCACTTCACCTCGGCGCGATCGCTGGGGGCCGGCGAAATGTGGCTCTATCACAAGTCCGGCGGCTCGGGCGGGGTGCAGATGACCAAGCGCCGCACCGACCAAAAGGATACGGGCGAACCCGCTTTCTCGCCCGACGGCCGCTACATGTATTTCTCCGACGACGCGACGCCGGGCGACACGTTCGAATATTCGAAAGACGTCAACGGCCAGATCTACGTGATCCGCCGCCTCGATCGCGAGACGGGCGAGATCGAGACCATCGTTTCGGGCGCGGGCGGCGCGATCCGCCCCACCCCTTCGCCCGACGGGACCAAGCTCGCCTTCGTCCGTCGCATCCGCGCCCAGTCGATGCTCATGGTGATGGACCTCGACAGCGGCCGCAT
This genomic interval carries:
- a CDS encoding PadR family transcriptional regulator; translation: MRGRRKSFVFDEEFFRQFAAMKGGKGFDMDFGPGGFTFHLGGDRHRHRHRHRSRARRARMFDSGELRLVILHLLAEEARHGYDVIRALEEMTGGAYAPSPGTVYPTLTLLEDMGLIEEREPDGKKRLFAATKDGKKYLKDRAEEVEALLERLEGHGERQHKAHSDTKPIKPAVKRLMKAFWMKMAETNGDEETLEKIAAIVNKAAKKIEKI
- a CDS encoding replication-associated recombination protein A, whose translation is MADLFGSDPATPPDTPAEGAPLADRLRPRSLDEVIGQDHLTGPEGAIGRMVAAGKLSSIVLWGPPGTGKTSIARLLADAVGMRFASLSAVFSGVADLKKAFAEAKKMAGAGQRTLLFVDEIHRFNRAQQDGFLPYVEDGTIVLVGATTENPSFELNAALLSRAQVLILHRLDETALGTLLDRAEEEIGTALPLTDDARAALIASADGDGRFLLNQAETLLDLGLEERLDPASLAKLLQRRVAVYDKDREGHYNLISALHKSLRGSDPQAALYYLARMLVAGEEPLYVLRRLVRFASEDIGLADPQALVQCLAAKDAYDFLGSPEGELAIVQACLYCATAPKSNAAYKAQKAAFRSAKETGSLMPPQSILNAPTKLMKEIGYGKGYAYDHDAEDGFSGADYWPEEMESQDYYMPSPRGFEAKVAERLKYWEKRRREIRGDTAP
- a CDS encoding mechanosensitive ion channel codes for the protein MYRSDTPAAYWRDQLVEWGPKVLIAILILVLTHFVAKAVQWGVKRVVEKLPILKRDPGVGGDSVGTELGRLAYWLVWLVGLIMALNSLGLSESLQPLERLANEVFAFLPNLLGAGVIFFVGLILARIVRHVIEAALGALNIERLAGRAGLNIGDAPVAVDSEGSATEGAAPARSSIAKAVGMTVGALIIIFASIAALQALEITAISDPATRMLEAIALAIPNVIAAAIWLAIAFVIGKWVKTLIETVLPSIGFDDSVRAIGVLPAASQPSRIVGVIAMTAILLFAAIEAARQIGGDSVAILLFQITELGGKVIFGTVIIVVGLFLARILANIVGAGTGEGSYAETIVKYAIIALFTAIGLTFMGLANEIVILAFGLILGSAAIATALAFGLGGRDFAAKKLEQWDDGSAPPAAHAPPKRIRKAPPEDDSQPPLV
- a CDS encoding TonB-dependent receptor; amino-acid sequence: MKTLLLSASVLAFQNVSVAAAQEADAPPPPPEREEIVITGHYIEGLDLLAGTSAIEGAELQREMSTQIGETLVKLPGVSATSFSPGASRPVLRGYQGTRIRVLNDGLGSIDVSNTSADHAVTIDPLTAERIEVLRGPAVLLFGSEAIGGAVNVIDHRIPRSRPDGGIHLDYIGRYSSADEGVGVGGALDLALGDDFVFHIDGSHSTSDDLEVGGYVVSEPLRAELFELYEEALDEGELEEAEEALEAANLRDVLPNSKTRQSSAGAGFSYLGDRFEFGASASLFDTRYGVPGRPGAEHHHGEEEEDHGDEDHDEDEHGEEEGEAPVSIDMLQKRLDFRGRVYLDGFLDRIDARFAYADYEHTEFEGAEVGTVFLSDGLEGRIEFHQADRDGWGGVSGAQYYERDLEAIGAEAFVPPHKTSQWGLFTRQEYEPGAFGVEGAIRVEGTEVTSDPLNFSRDFTALSGAVGAHYKVTPDFRIGANMSRTSRAPSGEELLSDGPHIATQAFEIGDPTLENEKAWGGELYARYEGPRAAASLTLWCNKFDGFIYNFDTGVEEDELPVFLYDQQDADWWGIEFEAGATLVERDGFALKADAVVDYVRATLDDSNPVPRIPPFSVNGGLGAEVGDFNLRIEAEYAAEQDRVAEFENPTDDHLLVGASIGWRFRGRDNESLILLSADNIFDVDARRHASYTKDFVPLAGRNIKLSTRFSF
- a CDS encoding PspC domain-containing protein — its product is MAKKRYKYSLAPSERKIAGVAATAGQMTGVDPVFFRIGWIASIFLISPSFAFFSYLAMGILFTVMKWKAGQANEDRGEGLSEFEKIGKLLEGRRKKGSTHDMLNTLDKSDRRMMAIDQHLHSADSDELAREIEKLREKKS
- a CDS encoding PspA/IM30 family protein produces the protein MPDLEPIKAVPTVRVAKLETVGPIRSDAEPAKTPRLAILSGPIFSRARDIIAANMNDLLDRSDDQAVTIRRIIAEMEEVLVELRASAARSIADIKELRSATDRLIRQQSLWTDRAELALAKDREDLARQALVERSKASDLIADLEGEVGQIETVLKNYERDIAKLEAKLRDARRRQAAIAQRFESAMTRARANEAIYGSRTESALSRLDDLEREADMAEARADALGMGNTLDDEFEQLKSDERVEADLKALKASLAAKKN
- a CDS encoding methyl-accepting chemotaxis protein translates to MSEEMFPDPGKLASSPLSGLLRRAGEAHEELLDFRVRGMMAVVWYCWACSATFFAIAFLIPTYMPNAAIALSAATSAIAHLAAASRRYSVFTFAPIALMATLQPAILLYMLQGQGWQSEAHLFFFLGLAATTLMCDWRPVLLGAIGIAIHHLAIGETIPVWLYPDGEALSRTPVHIAALVVVALLLGRMAAMFTEHLNDQGEARAISFGAAEQADQARRDMLEALEAQRRAEADTELEREARLKAEADARNAREHAIAELAEGFEASVAQVITGVGSAAAQLEQSARDMADFSRSTGSQAKEAMDQAQLAASSAEQVTKGIVSLTQSIGSVADTSREQRALSEAARQSTDAGERSVRALADRTANIQQFVEMIRGIANQTNLLALNATIEAARAGEAGKGFAVVAGEVKGLAGQAGDATDEVAALLASISEGADGADNAFADVAAKMASLLDHAESLEAELDRQRDTSQMIEQTAEESALSVDGMSRHCTGVAEAADRASTLSEEVSEAASRLAESAAALEKATADFVTRLRGA
- a CDS encoding DUF3297 family protein — its product is MSEDKDDKGAQAIPNTDFPDRLCMDPRSPYFNAETLEKGVGIRFNGVEKVNVEEYCLSEGWIRIAAGKSRDRHGNPMTVKLKGKVEPFWYSDEEK